DNA from Halobaculum sp. XH14:
CTCGCCCTCGCGCGGGAACACGGCGTAGGCCGCGCTCTCGCGCTCCTCCCAGCCCTCCCGGAACCCCTCGAGCACGTCGTGTGACTCCTTCGGGTGCCGATGTGGCTGCCACGAGAGGAACTCGCACTCCTCGGCGACGGTGCCGCTCCGTCCCGCTCCGGCGTGTTCGTAGAACGCCAGCGGGTTGACGGCGGCGTCGTGGCGGTCGAGGCGGAGGCGATCGGTGAGGATGCGCTCGGGGAACATACCGGGGTGGTCACGTCCGGGGACAAAAGACCTTCCTCGGGTGTGTCACGACGGGGCGCGGCGGGGGAGCAGTTATCCGACGCCGCGTCGCCTCGGCGGTCCCGACACACGACCGCTCCGAGGTTTAAGTGTCATCACCCCCTACGCGACGGTGACGCATGTCCGACATCACGCTGTACGAACTCGAAGGGTGCCCGTACTGTGCGAAGGTGAAGAACAAGCTCGCCGAACTCGACATCGACTACGACTCCGAGATGGTCCCCCGTTCACACGCCGAACGGACTGAAGTGGAGGAGGTGAGCGGGCAGACCGGCGTGCCCGTCATCGTCGACGAGGAACACGACGTGGACGGGATGGCCGAATCGGACGACATCGTCCGGTACCTCGAGGAGACATACGGGTCGGGTGCGGCGTAGCGCGGAAACCGAAACCCGGGGCTCAGGCTTCCTGCGGTTCCTCTGAGCGCTCCCGGATGAGTTCGCGGACGCGCTCGGGGTCGTCCGTCTCGGCGAGTTCCTCGACGGAAACGATCGCGGTGCCGTCGAGCGACTCCCGCTTCGAGCGTTCCTCGGTGAAGTAGACCGCCCGCGTGCGGGTGACCCGCCCGAGCGAGGCCATCAGCCTGGCGCGCTTGGCGGCCGTCTTGGTGAACGACGAGTGGCCGGTGAGCAGCGTGAACGGGACCTCCGGCCGGTCGTCCTCCTCGGCGTTTTCGCTCACCGCCTTGAACGGCGCGCGCTGGGTGGGGTGGACGACGAAGCCCGCGCGCGAGAGCACGGCGTGGACGTGTTCGTCGTCGGGGTCGACCGCCGGCGGCTCCGGGGTCGGGTCCGCCTCGCGGACCTCCTCTGCGCCCTCCATGACGTTCACCGGGTCCGAGAACGGGCGGTCGAACAGCTCCTCAAGCTGGACTGCGACCTCGACGGAGGCGTTCATCCCGTCCTCGTACTTGGCGACCGTGCGCCGGGAGACGCCGAGTTCGTCGGCCAGGCGGCCGAGGCTCCAGTCGCGCTCCTTTCGCTCGTCCGCGACGAGGCTGCCGTCGATGTTGACGTAGAGGCCCCCTGGCGCGGCGTAGATGAGCGGCGGCACCTCCTCGACGAGCAGGTCGTACAGCGTGTCGGGGTGGATGGCCGGCACGCCGTGTCGGAAGTACACGACGCCCGGATTGATGTCCTCGTCGCGGGTCCGGAGCCCGACCACCATCGGCGTCGCCGAGAGGTAGCTGCCGAGCCGACGCATCTCCGCGCCGGTCGGGCCGTCGAAGGCGTCGACGTTGCCGAGCACTTTCAGGAGGAGCAGGTCCTCGCCGCGACGGGCCGCCAGGTCGAAGCTCTTGGGTCGAACCGAACAGCGCTCGCTGACGAGGAACCCAGCGTCGCTGAGCATGGCCGTGACGTTGCCGACCACCGCCGTTCGGGACATGATGTATGGTAAGTCAACGCGCCCATATATGCGTTGTGCCGCGCTGGTCCCACCTGTTCCCGACGCCGTCCTGCCTTCGCGGCGTTCCGTCGGCGGTACGACTAAATACGAGTAATCGACGCGAAAGCCCCATGCCCGACCGCCGTCTCACTCCGTCCGTGACGGTCATCGGCCTCGACGACACGGACTCCCGTACGGCGGGGATGTGCACCACGTACCTCGCCGCGCTCGTCGCCGAAGCCATCGCTGACGCGGGCGGCGCAGTCGAGCGCCGCGTCCTCGTCCGCCTGAACCCCGCCGTCGAGCACAAGACCCGCGGCAACGCCGCCCTCGCGGTTCACGCCGACGTCGCCGCCGACCGCGCGTTCGAGATCGCGGCCGACCTCGTCGACGAGTACGCCGTCGCCGAGGACGCACGGACCAGTCCGGGTCTCGTCGTCGCCGACGCGGACCCCGAGTCGATCCCCGACCGAGTCGCCGAGTTCTCGCGGGCGGCGGTTCGGCGACGTCACGACCTGCCCGACGCGCTCGAACTGGCTGACGACGCCGGCTTCCGCCACCGCGGCTGGGGAGCGAAGACCGGAGACGGGACGCCGGGGCGCGGCCGGATCGGCGCCCTCGCGGCCGTCGGTGCCTGGCCGGCCATCGCCGACCGAACGGTCGAGCACATCAGCTACCGCGAGTTCGACCGCTGCGGGACGCCACGCGACGTCGACGTCGATTCCGCGTTCGCGGCCGCCGACCGGGAGTATCCGGACGCCTGGGACACCGTGGACCGCGGGACCGACGAAGCCGTCTGCGTGCCGAACGCGCCCGGCCCGATCCTCTTCGGCGTCCGCGGGGACGACGACGACGCTGTACGACGGGTCGCGGACGGCATCGACGCCGAACCCGTCGAGCGGACCGCGCTGTTCCACACGAACCAGGGAACCGACGCCCACCTCGCCGACGCCGGCCTCCACGAGGTCCGGGACGGACGGGGCTACCGAGTGACGGGCGAGGTCGTCGAGGCGCCGGAGACGCGACGGGGCGGCCACGTGTTTCTCACGCTCGGCAGCGGCCGTCCCGCCGGCGCGTCCGACGGCGATGACGGGGGGGACACCGTCGAACTCGACTGCGTCGCGTTCGCGCCGACCGGTCGGTTCCGCTGGCACGTTCGGAAGCTGATCGAGGGCGATCGCGTCACCGCCTGCGGGGAGGTCGACGAGGGGACGCTGAAACTGGAGAAGTTCGCGGTCCGCTCGCTCGTCGAAACGGAGCGGGTCGTCCCGTCGTGTCCCGACTGCGACCTCTCGATGGAGTCAGCGGGCGCGGACCAGGGCTACCGATGTCAGGACTGCGGGACGGCGCGCGCGGGGAAGGTGGAACGGGACCGGCCCCGCGAACTCGAACTCGGCTGGTACGAGGTCCCGCCGACCGCACGACGACACGTTTCGAAACCCCTGATCCGCGGCGGCTTCGACGCGCCGACCCACCCCGAGCGATGACGGCACCGCCGCCGGCGAGCGTCAGTCGAAGTGGCCGCTCGCCTCCCACAGCAGGTCGCCGTCGAGCGGGGCGACGCCACTCTCCGTCCCGACGA
Protein-coding regions in this window:
- a CDS encoding glutathione S-transferase N-terminal domain-containing protein, encoding MSDITLYELEGCPYCAKVKNKLAELDIDYDSEMVPRSHAERTEVEEVSGQTGVPVIVDEEHDVDGMAESDDIVRYLEETYGSGAA
- a CDS encoding transcriptional regulator, which produces MSRTAVVGNVTAMLSDAGFLVSERCSVRPKSFDLAARRGEDLLLLKVLGNVDAFDGPTGAEMRRLGSYLSATPMVVGLRTRDEDINPGVVYFRHGVPAIHPDTLYDLLVEEVPPLIYAAPGGLYVNIDGSLVADERKERDWSLGRLADELGVSRRTVAKYEDGMNASVEVAVQLEELFDRPFSDPVNVMEGAEEVREADPTPEPPAVDPDDEHVHAVLSRAGFVVHPTQRAPFKAVSENAEEDDRPEVPFTLLTGHSSFTKTAAKRARLMASLGRVTRTRAVYFTEERSKRESLDGTAIVSVEELAETDDPERVRELIRERSEEPQEA
- a CDS encoding tRNA(Ile)(2)-agmatinylcytidine synthase, with product MTVIGLDDTDSRTAGMCTTYLAALVAEAIADAGGAVERRVLVRLNPAVEHKTRGNAALAVHADVAADRAFEIAADLVDEYAVAEDARTSPGLVVADADPESIPDRVAEFSRAAVRRRHDLPDALELADDAGFRHRGWGAKTGDGTPGRGRIGALAAVGAWPAIADRTVEHISYREFDRCGTPRDVDVDSAFAAADREYPDAWDTVDRGTDEAVCVPNAPGPILFGVRGDDDDAVRRVADGIDAEPVERTALFHTNQGTDAHLADAGLHEVRDGRGYRVTGEVVEAPETRRGGHVFLTLGSGRPAGASDGDDGGDTVELDCVAFAPTGRFRWHVRKLIEGDRVTACGEVDEGTLKLEKFAVRSLVETERVVPSCPDCDLSMESAGADQGYRCQDCGTARAGKVERDRPRELELGWYEVPPTARRHVSKPLIRGGFDAPTHPER